In one Tripterygium wilfordii isolate XIE 37 chromosome 22, ASM1340144v1, whole genome shotgun sequence genomic region, the following are encoded:
- the LOC119991370 gene encoding intracellular ribonuclease LX-like gives MNMYWLDVVYDNWVRMNLALWRRQFWRHGKCFDYPDHPLYYFNIALDFIRRVNLLQILDDARITHRNREGYLASYIAGNISSAGGKRVQIRCNEDANKVLQLSEVQICFKPNGVAIPCEHGYTDCTENDMINFPLP, from the exons ATGAATATGTATTGGCTGGATGTTGTGTACGACAATTGGGTGAGAATGAATCTAGCACTTTGGCGAAGACAATTTTGGAGACACGGCAAGTGTTTTGACTATCCTGATCATCCTTTATACTATTTCAACATTGCCTTAGATTTTATAAGGAGGGTCAATCTTCTTCAGATACTCGACGATG CAAGAATTACTCATCGCAATAGAGAAGGATATCTTGCATCCTACATCGCTGGTAATATTAGCAGTGCTGGGGGAAAGAGAGTTCAAATTCGCTGCAACGAGGACGCCAATAAAGTCTTGCAACTCTCTGAGGTCCAAATATGCTTCAAGCCGAATGGTGTTGCTATACCTTGCGAACATGGTTACACTGACTGCACCGAGAATGATATGATAAACTTCCCTCTTCCTTAG
- the LOC119991371 gene encoding extracellular ribonuclease LE-like: protein MARRFSIGGINICFLAIMVVSFVFDAKALAARKYDFFKIAMKWPPSYCNTGQSSCQEPIVVNFTIHGLFPMYNPETIVPPYDEDHGCTDIQPMDEDDIDLDYLESESILDELNMYWMDVVFNNWVEMNLQQWRKQYKKHGKCFDYADHPSYFFNMALAFVRRVNLLLILDYASITPNNEEEAYLARHIRNNISNAGGGKRVQIRCNEDANGFLQLSEVRVCFKPSGVAIDCPHGYAKGLPAQIVIVNKRLSELFARAFDTFSGA, encoded by the exons ATGGCGAGAAGATTTTCAATCGGCGGTATCAATATTTGCTTTCTTGCAATCATGGTCGTCTCATTTGTATTCGACGCAAAAGCACTAGCAGCTAGAAAATATGACTTCTTCAAGATCGCCATGAAATGGCCACCATCATATTGTAATACTGGTCAGAGTTCTTGTCAAGAACCAATAGTAGTAAATTTCACAATCCATGGTCTCTTTCCAATGTATAATCCTGAAACTATTGTTCCTCCGTATGATGAAGATCATGGATGCACTGATATCCAACCCATGGATGAAGATGATATTGAt CTCGATTACCTAGAATCTGAATCGATACTAGATGAACTGAATATGTATTGGATGGATGTTGTGTTCAACAATTGGGTGGAAATGAATCTACAACAATGGCGAAAACAATATAAGAAACACGGCAAGTGTTTTGACTATGCTGATCATCCTTCATATTTTTTCAACATGGCCTTAGCTTTTGTGAGGAGGGTCAATCTTCTTCTGATACTCGATTAtg CAAGCATTACTCCTaacaatgaagaagaagcatATCTTGCACGCCACATCAGAAATAATATTAGTAATGCTGGAGGGGGAAAGAGAGTTCAAATTCGCTGCAATGAGGACGCCAATGGATTCTTGCAACTCTCTGAGGTCCGAGTATGCTTCAAGCCGAGTGGTGTTGCTATAGATTGTCCACATGGTTATGCTAA AGGTCTTCCAGCTCAGATCGTCATTGTGAATAAACG GTTGTCTGAACTTTTTGCTAGAGCCTTTGATACATTTTCTGGTGCATGA